In Simplicispira sp. 125, one DNA window encodes the following:
- the hutU gene encoding urocanate hydratase, with translation MNANDAILSATSTDPRFDASRVIRAPRGSQLTCKNWLTEAAYRMIQNNLDAEVAEDPKNLVVYGGIGRAARNWECFDQILASLKDLNSDETLLVQSGKPVGVFKTHENAPRVLIANSNLVPKWANWEHFNELDRKGLFMYGQMTAGSWIYIGSQGIVQGTFETFVEAGRQHYNNDLSGKWILTAGLGGMGGAQPLAATLAGACSLNIECQQSSIDFRLRTRYVDKQARDIDHALELIAQHTAAKEAVSIALLGNAADIVPELVRRAQAGGMRPDLVTDQTSAHDLINGYLPSGWSVAQWKAAQRDPAQHAALTKAASQSCAVHVQAMLDFQAMGIPTVDYGNNIRQVAFDQGVKNAFDFPGFVPAYIRPLFCEGKGPFRWVALSGDPEDIYKTDAKLKELFPNDKPLHRWLDMARERIAFQGLPARICWLGLGERDKAGLAFNEMVKSGELKAPIVIGRDHLDTGSVASPNRETEAMKDGTDAVSDWPLLNALLNTAGGATWVSLHHGGGVGMGYSQHAGMVIVADGTDAATERLARVLVNDCGSGVMRHADAGYELAVETAKKQGLKLPMVK, from the coding sequence ATGAACGCCAACGATGCCATCCTTTCCGCAACGTCCACCGATCCCCGCTTTGATGCCAGCCGCGTGATCCGCGCGCCGCGCGGCAGCCAGCTCACCTGCAAAAACTGGCTGACCGAAGCGGCCTACCGCATGATCCAGAACAACCTGGACGCCGAGGTGGCGGAAGACCCGAAAAACCTGGTCGTCTATGGCGGCATTGGCCGCGCCGCGCGCAACTGGGAATGCTTCGACCAGATCCTGGCCTCGCTCAAAGACCTGAACAGCGATGAAACCCTGCTGGTGCAGTCGGGCAAGCCGGTCGGCGTGTTCAAGACGCACGAGAACGCACCGCGCGTGCTGATCGCCAACTCCAACCTGGTCCCCAAATGGGCCAACTGGGAGCACTTCAACGAACTCGACCGCAAGGGCCTGTTCATGTACGGCCAGATGACGGCGGGCAGCTGGATCTACATCGGCAGCCAGGGCATCGTGCAGGGCACGTTCGAAACCTTTGTTGAAGCAGGCCGCCAGCACTACAACAACGACCTGTCGGGAAAGTGGATTCTCACCGCCGGCCTGGGCGGCATGGGCGGCGCGCAGCCGCTGGCCGCCACGCTGGCGGGCGCCTGCTCGCTCAACATCGAGTGCCAGCAGTCGAGCATCGACTTTCGCCTGCGCACCCGCTATGTGGACAAGCAGGCCCGAGACATCGACCACGCGCTGGAGCTCATCGCGCAACACACGGCGGCCAAAGAGGCTGTCTCCATCGCCCTGCTGGGCAATGCCGCCGACATCGTTCCTGAACTGGTGCGCCGCGCCCAGGCGGGCGGCATGCGCCCCGACCTGGTGACCGACCAGACCTCGGCGCACGACCTCATCAATGGCTACCTGCCCAGCGGTTGGAGCGTGGCGCAGTGGAAAGCCGCGCAGCGCGACCCCGCGCAGCACGCCGCGCTGACCAAAGCGGCCTCCCAATCCTGTGCCGTGCATGTGCAGGCCATGCTGGACTTCCAGGCCATGGGCATTCCCACGGTGGACTACGGCAACAACATCCGCCAGGTGGCGTTCGACCAGGGCGTGAAAAACGCCTTTGATTTCCCCGGTTTCGTGCCCGCCTACATCCGTCCGCTGTTCTGCGAAGGCAAAGGGCCGTTTCGCTGGGTGGCGCTCTCGGGCGACCCGGAAGACATCTACAAGACTGACGCCAAGCTCAAGGAGCTGTTCCCCAACGACAAGCCGCTGCACCGCTGGCTCGACATGGCGCGCGAGCGCATCGCCTTCCAGGGCTTGCCCGCACGCATCTGCTGGCTGGGACTGGGCGAGCGCGACAAGGCCGGCCTGGCCTTCAACGAGATGGTGAAAAGCGGTGAGCTCAAGGCCCCCATCGTGATAGGCCGGGACCACCTCGATACCGGCTCGGTCGCCAGCCCCAACCGCGAAACGGAAGCCATGAAGGACGGCACCGATGCAGTCAGCGACTGGCCGCTGCTCAACGCGCTGCTCAACACCGCGGGCGGCGCCACCTGGGTCAGCCTGCACCACGGCGGCGGCGTGGGCATGGGCTACTCGCAGCATGCGGGCATGGTCATCGTCGCCGACGGCACCGATGCGGCGACCGAGCGCCTGGCGCGTGTGCTAGTGAATGACTGCGGCAGCGGCGTGATGCGCCATGCGGACGCAGGCTACGAACTGGCGGTGGAAACGGCGAAGAAGCAGGGCCTCAAGCTCCCCATGGTCAAGTAA
- a CDS encoding phytanoyl-CoA dioxygenase family protein: protein MNAPDLQQRLNERLSDQDVADFQRDGAVCIRQLLTPGEVAMLKEGIDANLAAPSPRAKVASRPDDPGRFFEDFCNWQSIPQFERLVRETPLAPAAQRLMQSPTVRLYHDHVLVKEPGTRQRTPWHQDQPYYNIDGRQNISMWIPVDPVPRPATLEFVAGSHLGPWLMPRTFMDNQAQWFPEGSLQDLPDIEADRSAHRILGWDITPGDVVCFHMLTLHGAGGFEGPGRRRVFSVRFLGDDTRHAPRRWTTSPDFPGLADTLPAGAPMDHPLFPLLVA, encoded by the coding sequence ATGAATGCACCAGACTTGCAGCAGCGCCTGAACGAGCGCCTGAGCGACCAGGACGTCGCCGACTTCCAGCGCGACGGCGCGGTCTGCATTCGCCAACTGCTCACGCCCGGCGAAGTGGCCATGCTGAAGGAAGGCATCGACGCCAACCTGGCTGCGCCCAGCCCACGCGCCAAGGTGGCCAGTCGCCCGGACGACCCGGGCCGCTTTTTCGAGGACTTCTGCAACTGGCAGAGCATTCCCCAGTTTGAGCGCCTGGTGCGCGAGACGCCGCTGGCCCCCGCCGCGCAGCGCCTGATGCAGTCGCCCACGGTGCGCCTGTACCACGACCATGTGCTGGTCAAGGAGCCCGGCACCCGCCAGCGCACGCCCTGGCACCAGGACCAGCCCTACTACAACATCGATGGCAGGCAGAACATCAGCATGTGGATCCCGGTGGACCCGGTGCCGCGCCCGGCGACGCTGGAGTTTGTGGCCGGTTCGCACCTCGGGCCGTGGCTCATGCCGCGCACCTTCATGGACAACCAGGCCCAATGGTTCCCCGAAGGCAGCCTGCAGGACCTGCCCGACATCGAAGCCGACCGCAGCGCGCATCGCATCCTGGGCTGGGACATCACGCCCGGCGATGTGGTGTGTTTTCACATGCTCACACTGCATGGGGCGGGTGGGTTCGAGGGGCCGGGACGCCGCCGCGTGTTCTCGGTGCGCTTCCTGGGCGACGACACGCGCCACGCGCCGCGCCGCTGGACCACCTCGCCCGATTTTCCCGGCCTGGCCGATACCCTGCCCGCAGGCGCGCCCATGGACCACCCTTTGTTTCCGCTGCTGGTGGCGTGA